Proteins encoded in a region of the Triticum dicoccoides isolate Atlit2015 ecotype Zavitan chromosome 3A, WEW_v2.0, whole genome shotgun sequence genome:
- the LOC119266586 gene encoding paired amphipathic helix protein Sin3-like 3, whose amino-acid sequence MKRSREDALAAAGSQPSKRITTSSAAVARSDPSPPQPMPPAGSGSALVPAPPPQAVAALPTQPSGGSGAATAAAAAAAGQKLTTNDALVYLKAVKDKFQDNRAKYEEFLEVMRDFKSERIDTNGVIIRVKTLFNGYPELILGFNTFLPKGFAIRLQQDEKKPVDFAEAINFVNKIKSRFQRDEHVYKSFLDILNMYRKDNKSIQDVYHEVAVLFSDHKDLLEEFQHFLPDTSVSPQAGAAPRGGLVKREALMPPASRGHIEKPRAFPSHTDRDASVDRPDADHDRQRQREKNKERKAERDRRDYDRDEKDVEQDSKEVDVGQRKRKPFPSANLAGAEAHQGGHPEIHGINSASASSYDNKDALKSGYTQEFHFCEKVKEKLEYDAYQEFLKCLHIYSQEIITRSELKNLVSDILQHYPDLMDGFNEFLEHCENIDGFLAGVFSKKQPGRLIKTEDKERDKEHEREDRNRDRDKEREKERERLHPKEGPSQKPSIVKEKYLCKPISELDLSNCQRCTPSYRLLPKNYPMPPAGNKTDLGATVLNDHWVSVTSGSEDYSFKHMRKNQYEESLFRCEDDRFELDMLLESVNAATKRVEELIEKMQDNSVKPESPIRIDEHLTPLNLRCIERLYGDHGLDVMDVLRRNASVALPVILSRLKQKQEEWSRCRSDFNKVWADIYAKNYHKSLDHRSFYFKQQDSKNLSTKSLLTEIKEINEKKRKEDNVLIAIAAGNRRPIVPNMSFEYVDANIHDDLYKIVKYSCGEVCGSDQLDKVMRIWTTFLEPILGIPSRSHGAVDADLTKPKNGITKSGIANVGESNASPDGVAAQQGHGDESMQQEQAPSAVARLSRLAKGVAADSQNGSHDADRTARRDEEASNAALNEVSAVSTQNMPTERSGGQHSHMKGNSETTPGVNASKSSHAGVSMAAGARAGHEVLPSTEGGETGKSGSSLNGGATSEGNKGRLFNEAAASHNTSKVEREEGELSPNGDFEEDNFVPFEDGASKTKEGSTSRTFKVRPGQVEPHAEAAGENDADDEESTQRSTEDSENASEAGEDASGSESGDGEHGSPEDHDEEEDMDHDQDPKAESEGEAEGTTETHDVEGGMSLLGISLPSSERFLYSAKPLAKHVPTSLHGREDRSSHVFYGNDSFYILFRLHQMLYERLLSAKTNSSSAEKKWRTSKDTNPPDLYARFIKALYNLLDGTSDNTKFEDDCRAIIGTQSYVLFTLDKLIYKVVKQLQAIATDEMDSKLLQLYMYEKSRSPGRFFDLVYHENARVLLHDESMYRFECCSSPMRVSIQLMEYGHEKPEVTAVSIEPNFASYLFSEYLSNSSGTMLPEGVFLGRNKRKHSNDGEPSDSLKAMDGIKVANGLECKISCKTSKVSYVLDTEDFLFRLRKRRRISPGGNVADKSPTSKKYDAKVQRFHLFLSKP is encoded by the exons ATGAAGCGCTCCAGGGAGGACGCGCTCGCCGCCGCCGGGTCGCAGCCCAGCAAGCGCATCACCACCAGCAGCGCCGCCGTCGCTCGATCCGATCC GTCGCCGCCGCAGCCCATGCCTCCGGCGGGGTCGGGGTCGGCCCTGGTGCCGGCGCCGCCGCCCCAGGCCGTGGCCGCCCTGCCGACGCAGCCCTCCGGCGGGTCTGGGGCCGCCACTgctgccgcggccgccgccgcAGGCCAGAAGCTGACGACCAACGACGCCCTCGTCTACCTCAAGGCCGTCAAGGACAAGTTCCAGGACAACCGCGCCAAGTACGAGGAGTTCCTCGAGGTCATGCGCGACTTCAAGAGCGAGAG GATCGACACCAACGGGGTGATTATCCGCGTGAAGACCCTCTTCAACGGGTACCCCGAGCTGATCCTGGGATTCAACACCTTCTTGCCCAAGGGCTTTGCAATCAGGCTGCAGCAGGATGAGAAGAAGCCTGTGGATTTCGCGGAGGCTATCAACTTCGTGAACAAGATTAAG AGTCGGTTCCAGCGCGACGAGCATGTCTACAAGTCTTTCCTGGACATCCTCAACATGTACCGCAAGGATAACAAGTCCATCCAAGATGTTTACCATGAG GTTGCTGTGCTGTTCAGCGACCACAAAGACTTGCTCGAAGAATTCCAGCACTTCTTGCCTGATACCTCGGTGTCTCCGCAAGCAGGGGCCGCTCCAAGAGGCGGCTTAGTTAAGCGGGAAGCTCTAATGCCCCCTGCTAGTAGGGGTCACATTGAAAAG CCTAGGGCTTTTCCGTCTCATACCGACCGTGACGCCAGTGTCGATCGTCCTGACGCGGACCATGATCGCCAAAGACAACGGGAGAAGAACAAGGAACGCAAGGCAGAAAGAGATAGAAGAGATTATGATAGAGATGAGAAGGATGTTGAACAAGACAGCAAAGAGGTGGATGTTGGCCAGCGTAAGCGCAAACCTTTTCCAAGCGCAAACCTTGCAGGTGCTGAGGCACACCAAGGAGGCCACCCTGAGATTCATGGAATTAATAGTGCCTCTGCCTCATCGTATGATAACAAGGACGCGTTAAAGA GTGGATACACACAGGAGTTCCATTTCTGCGAAAAAGTCAAGGAGAAGCTGGAATATGATGCTTACCAGGAGTTCTTGAAATGCCTTCACATCTACAGCCAGGAAATTATTACGAGAAGTGAACTGAAGAACTTG GTGAGCGATATACTACAACACTACCCAGATCTTATGGATGGATTTAATGAATTCTTGGAACATTGTGAAAATATAG ATGGATTTCTGGCTGGAGTCTTCAGTAAAA AGCAACCTGGAAGGCTAATTAAAACAGAGGAtaaagaaagggataaggagcatgaGAGGGAGGATAGGAACAGAGACCGGGACAAGGAAAGAGAAAAGGAACGGGAAAGGCTGCATCCAAAGGAAGGTCCTAGCCAGAAACCCTCGATTGTCAAAGAGAAGTATCTATGCAAACCAATATCAGAGCTTGATCTCTCAAATTGTCAGCGATGCACTCCAAGTTACCGGCTTCTACCTAAAAAT TACCCAATGCCTCCGGCAGGCAACAAGACTGATCTTGGTGCCACGGTTCTTAATGATCACTGGGTGTCAGTGACATCAGGGAGTGAAGACTATTCGTTTAAGCACATGCGCAAGAATCAGTATGAAGAAAGTTTATTTAGATGCGAAGATGACAG GTTCGAGTTGGATATGCTGTTGGAGTCGGTTAATGCAGCAACTAAGCGCGTCGAGGAGTTGATAGAAAAAATGCAAGATAACTCAGTAAAACCAGAAAGCCCAATACGCATCGATGAGCACTTAACTC CTTTGAATCTAAGGTGCATTGAACGGTTATATGGTGACCATGGTCTGGATGTGATGGACGTTCTTCGAAGAAATGCTAGTGTTGCGCTGCCAGTTATCTTATCTAGGCTAAAACAAAAGCAGGAGGAATGGTCAAGGTGTCGATCAGATTTCAACAAGGTTTGGGCTGACATTTATGCCAAAAATTACCACAAGTCACTTGATCATCGCAGTTTCTATTTCAAGCAGCAAGACTCGAAGAATCTCAGCACAAAAT CTCTATTGACCGAGATTAAAGAAATTAATGAGAAGAAAAGAAAGGAAGACAATGTCCTCATTGCTATTGCTGCTGGAAATAGGCGGCCTATAGTTCCCAACATGTCATTTGAGTATGTAGATGCAAATATCCACGACGATCTTTATAAGATCGTGAAGTACTCGTGTGGAGAAGTCTGTGGCTCGGACCAACTGGACAAAGTGATGAGGATTTGGACAACTTTTCTGGAGCCTATTTTGGGCATTCCGTCTCGATCCCACGGCGCCGTGGATGCAGATCTAACTAAACCCAAGAATGGCATCACAAAATCTGGTATTGCAAATGTGGGGGAAAGCAATGCTTCTCCTGATGGAGTTGCTGCCCAGCAAGGCCATGGTGATGAAAGCATGCAACAGGAACAAGCACCATCAGCTGTGGCTAGATTGTCTAGGTTAGCGAAAGGAGTTGCAGCAGACTCCCAAAATGGTTCCCATGATGCAGATCGAACTGCTCGTAGAGATGAGGAAGCATCAAATGCTGCACTAAATGAAGTATCTGCAGTAAGCACCCAGAACATGCCTACCGAGAGATCAGGAGGACAACATAGCCATATGAAGGGAAACTCTGAAACCACGCCAG GAGTGAATGCATCTAAAAGTTCACATGCTGGAGTTAGTATGGCTGCCGGTGCCAGGGCTGGCCATGAAGTATTACCATCTACTGAG GGTGGAGAGACTGGCAAGTCAGGATCATCTTTAAATGGTGGGGCTACCAGCGAGGGTAACAAAGGGCGCCTATTTAATGAAGCTGCTGCGTCCCACAATACATCGAAAGTTGAACGAGAAGAAGGTGAATTATCGCCTAATGGAGATTTTGAAGAGGACAATTTTGTGCCTTTCGAAGATGGCGCATCTAAAACAAAGGAAGGTTCTACAAGCAGAACATTCAAGGTTAGACCTGGTCAAGTGGAGCCTCATGCCGAGGCAGCCGGCGAGAACGATGCTGATGATGAGGAAAGCACTCAAAGGTCTACCGAGGACAGTGAGAATGCTTCTGAGGCCGGTGAAGATGCATCAGGAAGTGAATCTGGTGATGGCGAGCACGGTTCTCCCGAAGATCATGATGAGGAAGAAGATATGGATCATGATCAGGATCCGAAGGCAGAAAGTGAGGGTGAGGCAGAGGGGACAACTGAGACCCACGACGTTGAAGGAGGAATGTCATTACTCGGAATATCATTGCCTTCATCCGAACGCTTTCTGTACTCGGCTAAACCACTGGCCAAGCATGTTCCCACATCTTTACATGGTCGGGAAGATAGATCGTCACATGTATTTTATGGGAATGATTCATTTTACATCTTGTTCAGGCTGCACCAG ATGCTGTACGAACGACTGCTTTCAGCAAAGACAAACTCTTCGAGTGCTGAAAAGAAATGGAGAACCTCCAAGGATACAAACCCCCCTGACCTATATGCAAG GTTCATAAAGGCACTCTACAACTTGCTTGATGGCACTTCTGATAATACCAAATTTGAGGATGACTGCCGTGCTATTATTGGGACCCAGTCATACGTTCTCTTTACTTTGGATAAACTGATATACAAAGTTGTGAAGCAG CTTCAAGCTATAGCGACAGATGAAATGGACAGCAAGCTTCTCCAGCTTTATATGTATGAGAAGTCAAGATCCCCTGGGAGGTTCTTTGATCTGGTCTATCATGAAAACGCCCGTGTCCTGCTCCATGATGAGAGCATGTATCGATTCGAATGT TGCTCAAGTCCAATGAGGGTGTCTATTCAGCTGATGGAATATGGTCATGAGAAGCCTGAGGTGACTGCGGTATCCATTGAGCCAAATTTTGCCTCTTATCTTTTCAGCGAGTATCTGTCAAATTCGTCAGGCACGATGCTGCCTGAAGGTGTCTTCCTTGGAAG GAACAAGCGGAAACATTCAAATGACGGCGAGCCTTCAGATTCGTTGAAGGCCATGGATGGTATCAAAGTTGCTAATGGTCTTGAATGCAAGATATCCTGCAAGACCTCTAAG GTCTCCTATGTCCTTGACACCGAAGATTTCTTGTTTCGGTTGAGAAAGAGGAGGAGGATTTCACCCGGTGGAAATGTGGCTGACAAGTCGCCGACCTCCAAAAAATATGATGCAAAAGTGCAGCGCTTTCATTTATTTCTATCCAAGCCTTAA